One segment of Streptomyces sp. NBC_01463 DNA contains the following:
- the lgt gene encoding prolipoprotein diacylglyceryl transferase, with protein MNLAYIPSPSTGVIDLGPIPLRGYAFCIIIGVFVAVWFGNKRWVARGGKAGTVADIAVWAVPFGLVGGRLYHVITDYQLYFSDGENWVDAFKIWQGGLGIWGAIALGAVGAWIGCRRRGIPLPAWADALAPGIALAQACGRWGNWFNQELYGRETDVPWALKISEGPNRVAGTYHPTFLYESLWCIGVALLVIWADRRFKLGHGRAFALYVAAYCAGRAWIEYMRVDEAHHILGLRLNVWTALIVFVLAVVYIVISARVRPGREEIVEPETPQTPVSTDAADAGDAEDGESGEDREPGDVKPVESASEEDAPKTNGEAETAKG; from the coding sequence ATGAATCTTGCCTACATCCCCAGCCCGTCGACCGGCGTGATCGATCTCGGACCGATCCCGCTCCGCGGCTACGCGTTCTGCATCATCATCGGTGTCTTCGTCGCCGTCTGGTTCGGCAACAAGCGCTGGGTCGCCCGAGGCGGCAAAGCCGGCACTGTCGCCGACATCGCCGTCTGGGCCGTGCCCTTCGGCCTCGTCGGCGGAAGGCTCTACCACGTCATCACCGACTACCAGCTGTACTTCAGCGACGGTGAGAACTGGGTGGACGCCTTCAAGATCTGGCAGGGCGGCCTCGGTATCTGGGGTGCGATCGCGCTCGGCGCGGTCGGTGCCTGGATCGGCTGCCGCCGCCGCGGGATCCCGCTGCCCGCCTGGGCCGACGCGCTCGCCCCCGGAATCGCCCTGGCCCAGGCCTGCGGCCGCTGGGGCAACTGGTTCAACCAGGAGCTGTACGGCCGGGAGACCGACGTCCCGTGGGCGCTGAAGATCAGCGAGGGCCCCAACCGGGTCGCCGGCACCTACCACCCGACGTTCCTGTACGAGTCGCTGTGGTGCATCGGTGTGGCGCTCCTGGTGATCTGGGCCGACCGCCGCTTCAAGCTCGGACACGGACGGGCGTTCGCGCTGTACGTCGCCGCGTACTGCGCGGGCCGCGCCTGGATCGAGTACATGCGCGTCGACGAGGCCCACCACATCCTGGGCCTGCGTCTGAACGTGTGGACCGCGCTGATCGTGTTCGTGCTCGCGGTGGTGTACATCGTGATCTCGGCGAGGGTGAGGCCGGGCCGCGAGGAGATCGTCGAGCCGGAGACGCCCCAGACGCCCGTGTCCACGGACGCGGCCGATGCCGGGGACGCCGAAGACGGGGAGTCCGGCGAGGACCGGGAGCCCGGCGACGTGAAGCCGGTCGAGTCCGCGTCCGAGGAGGACGCGCCGAAGACGAACGGTGAGGCGGAGACGGCCAAGGGCTGA
- a CDS encoding CoA ester lyase: MTAETPLTWLYVPGDRPDVVRKARDSGADVVIVDLEDAVAPDRKEYARSATAELLSAPASPAAAPVHVRVHTEADVLALAGLPGLAELRLPKITHAASVHHIAALAPGVALCPLLESALGIEHAYTVAAAHPQVRSIALGEADLRADLGVRDDTGLDWSRSRVVVAARAAGLAPPTQSVFPDVRDLDGLWTSCAHGRALGFLGRAAIHPRQLPVIERAFRPTPQEVEAAHEIVEAAREEAGALALPDGRFVDAAVVAQAHRTLALAESSPSGD, translated from the coding sequence GTGACCGCCGAGACCCCGCTGACCTGGCTGTACGTCCCCGGCGACCGGCCGGACGTGGTCCGCAAGGCACGGGACTCGGGGGCGGACGTGGTGATCGTCGACCTGGAGGACGCGGTCGCCCCCGACCGCAAGGAGTACGCGCGGTCGGCCACCGCCGAACTGCTCTCCGCACCGGCCTCCCCCGCCGCGGCCCCGGTCCACGTCCGGGTCCACACGGAGGCGGACGTGCTGGCCCTGGCGGGGCTGCCGGGCCTCGCCGAGCTGCGGCTGCCGAAGATCACGCACGCGGCGTCCGTCCATCACATCGCGGCGCTCGCCCCCGGCGTCGCGCTCTGTCCGCTGCTGGAGTCGGCGCTCGGCATCGAGCACGCGTACACGGTGGCCGCCGCCCATCCCCAGGTGCGCTCCATCGCCCTGGGCGAGGCGGACCTGCGGGCCGATCTGGGGGTCCGGGACGACACGGGGCTGGACTGGTCGCGCAGCCGGGTGGTGGTCGCGGCCCGGGCGGCCGGTCTCGCCCCGCCCACCCAGTCGGTGTTCCCGGACGTCCGGGACCTGGACGGGCTGTGGACGTCCTGCGCCCACGGCCGGGCCCTCGGCTTCCTCGGCCGGGCGGCGATCCATCCCCGGCAGCTCCCGGTGATCGAGCGGGCGTTCCGGCCGACGCCGCAGGAGGTGGAGGCCGCGCACGAGATCGTCGAGGCGGCCCGGGAAGAGGCGGGCGCGCTGGCCCTGCCGGACGGCCGCTTCGTCGACGCGGCGGTGGTGGCCCAGGCCCACCGCACGCTGGCCCTGGCGGAATCGAGCCCGTCCGGCGATTGA
- a CDS encoding thioredoxin domain-containing protein → MSEKNQEGKRAARDRLIQQREQARARERRRRTLIVSAAVVGVLGLAAVVGVIAANTGGKGDKAKASGPAVAPSGATGKDSLTIPVGADDAPSTLTVWEDFRCPVCAQFENAFRDTIHQLEQSGQLKVDYHFATLIDGNLGGSGSLRAANAAACAQDVGKFPAYHDVLYRNQPQESDDAFGDNGKLIDLSKKVDGLDTPAFRSCVEDGKHDAWVQKSNTAFQNGGFQGTPTALLNGESIFPKKGNEAITVANLKKWVAEANKGKKPGTVTPSPSGS, encoded by the coding sequence GTGAGCGAGAAGAACCAAGAGGGAAAAAGGGCCGCGCGTGACCGGCTGATCCAGCAGCGCGAGCAGGCGAGGGCGCGCGAGCGCCGCCGCCGCACGCTGATCGTCTCCGCGGCCGTGGTGGGGGTGCTGGGGCTGGCCGCCGTCGTCGGTGTGATCGCGGCGAACACCGGTGGCAAGGGTGACAAGGCCAAGGCGTCAGGTCCGGCCGTCGCGCCGTCCGGGGCTACCGGCAAGGACAGCCTGACCATTCCGGTGGGAGCGGACGACGCCCCGTCCACGCTCACGGTCTGGGAGGACTTCCGCTGCCCGGTCTGCGCCCAGTTCGAGAACGCGTTCCGCGACACGATCCACCAGTTGGAGCAGAGCGGGCAGCTGAAGGTCGACTACCACTTCGCCACGCTGATCGACGGCAATCTCGGCGGCAGCGGCTCGCTCAGGGCGGCCAACGCGGCGGCCTGCGCCCAGGACGTCGGCAAGTTCCCCGCCTACCACGACGTCCTGTACCGCAATCAGCCGCAGGAGTCCGACGACGCCTTCGGTGACAACGGCAAGCTGATCGACCTGTCGAAGAAGGTCGACGGGCTCGACACGCCCGCCTTCCGCAGCTGTGTCGAGGACGGCAAGCACGACGCCTGGGTGCAGAAGTCCAACACCGCATTCCAGAACGGCGGATTCCAGGGCACGCCCACCGCCCTGCTCAACGGCGAGTCGATCTTCCCCAAGAAGGGGAACGAGGCCATCACCGTCGCCAACCTGAAGAAGTGGGTCGCCGAGGCCAACAAGGGCAAGAAGCCGGGCACCGTCACACCCTCCCCGTCGGGCTCCTGA